The Lepeophtheirus salmonis chromosome 6, UVic_Lsal_1.4, whole genome shotgun sequence DNA window tttgagggtataatgaatgtatttattagcaaaatgtttaatgaagatatactacgtataattgacttcgacgtttttatccgtcacagtagatttgaaaacgtcacactccgtgaaattgtaattcattatgaaccttattctcagaataatagctaatgaaacgacaatgtagagtatttgaaatatatttgaagctcaaagtttaaaaaagaaggctttaactaaatataatctacatactaaaaaataaaccattaaacatttaagttaaatatacaaaattaaacaattaaaatcatataactattaataataataaattataaatacagaatattgaaataatagattgatccagaattttttttcttgttttaacatcggaattcagttaaatatgtcataactttaggttgcaatacacaagcgagacgtggagtttaatcaaaaagataatcacccctcttcttcatgtggaagttgctatatacaattgtgcacaggatagatatatctctaccgatgagatctaactaattattaataataaagtaaatgtcaaaatcataaaattagacaataaatatactaataaaaaaatgttataaataaattcatcgtaaagatttagagcaaaagctaattatgtagtaatgtccggcgatattactccctattaagagcatcaaaaagatttttccccgttatttaggtatgcttatataacaacatactattatcatgaaggatatacacaattgttaattataatgcaacacccaatgtaactaccctcgttgttgtgaccatttaaacagttgtttttgccttttatgagttttctgaacaccatttcttggagcccatcaaccatagctaagcctttagtgataaaaaagtaatatttattgactatgtaatattggaaaacctaattatcatacccaagtcttaaagcgaagtaagtagtctcagacaaactagttgcaaaccatccaaagctactacccccgttgttgtgaccatttaagcagttgtttttgccctttactgagttgtgtatcataattcttgatatgtttagctaaaatagaatcatattttatggttagatttttttaaaaaatgaatacttactgtgagatagtacaaaattcagagttccatttcgatattcgtaaatactttttactgataacttgatcatcatttggtgtggataactcaaaacatttttatatgtatttctatatatgacatcagtaccaacatcctccattaacttaatgatggttcctcgggaagggatatgtttacccttgtatttctccataaattttttgaacgtagatgattagcaatggataagtttatattacatgcaataagcatcgttgtgagatcaaagttaaagtctgacttgatgtattcatcgtcaaattgattttatagatgaatatccatactcttgttatgagatgaggataatgagtggcgtgtaattctggacaggggactaaaggcacatttatatcgacaaatccgacaaaccatctgtttctcatccggtaagtattttccaaattcctgggcctccattttcataaatccagacagaaggcattttggggattttattcattctctatcgactatcaccatctcatattatattaatattgaataataaaggcgggaatgataaagttcatgattgatagaagaagatgtatattatttaatcaatgatgccataagtaattcttcttttctcctcgcacgcttttctattcttaccaaaattatcacccttagtgaTTAGAAAAGGGGAAACATCGGtttttgcgtgtgctctttttctctttattcCCTCTGAAGTAATCATTCTGGCCTATCCTttgtgaaaaatgtttttaaaatgtaaaataaaataaatttatttgagtttaaatacaattataattttccccctaaactaatgttattttaaatgtaattggttctactttttatatgaaaaattcatattctccaagcaaaattataatacaagcAGCTGagattaacaagggtcttaattcaggtgcaCCATATGGCTCACTCCCACCTTCTCAAATAAAAATCGAAACTCTACAATTGCCTTgcgtaaaatttatttttcaacacaaatcttcttccttttttttttgttattcttccAATATTGCTCCTGGAAGTTGCCTATAACTTTGTACAGAATCTCTCATTCTGTCATAATATTGTAGCTTAAATGAAGGAAAGTAGAAGAGAATGACAAAGAAGTTAGTTAACCTTTGCGGAAAAATGATTTTGGATGTGTACAAATGAGACATGCGGATATTTTACTATTAACGTTATGTTGTTAAGTAAAATGCCCCAAAGAgatgttaaatgaaaaaaatttagatccCTATAAAAAAACCACTAAATCATAAgtctttcctccgaaaagaaattACTAGTAACTACCCTAGTGCCCCACGGTAGGATATGTCCCAATTATAGATGTTACATACTTTTTCTAGTGACTACctcaatgataaaaatatggatCAATTTGTACCAAATCAAAACTGTGGATCATCAATGTGAAACTAAAGTTTCaagtgttcctttttttttgttgtgtcagatccctactttttattttaaaaaatttggtaaaattaGCTGATTAACACAATTCACTttgatttgataataatttatgtttaacagattataaattgaatattaacaTCGAAAACATTTCTTACATAGAAACAACACatcataaattgaattaaaagattATTGTCCAcgatacatttgtatttcaggataaaaatacatttcgaatgatgttgaaaaaaatcaaaatttgtaccCAATTATTTAAAGGTTCAAAATTTTTTGGATCCAGGTAGCTATTTGTACTAAATCCAGCATATATGGAGTTTCAGATTCACCCCCTTTGCTCAGTATTCCTACTAACGTACAGCGATAGTTATGATTCATTAGGAATGGAGTTCCATGATCATTAGAATCTAATTTGCCATCCATACGATATAAACATTTCTCATCATCACGAGGCGGCCTTTCCAAAATCGGATTCTTGCATTCTGGagaagttttgttaaaatttatgtaaatgccTTTCcttttattgactttttctttACCCCATATGGTACCTATTgcgaaaaaataaatcatattgttggaccaacaaaatattttgaaaaggaatatCTTACCATATAGATAATTTCGTTGTAATTTTAACAATGGAATGGGTAGACACACAGCATACATTTGTTTTGTGAAAGTCATCGTTCCTTGAATTTTAGCAATAGCTACTTTAATAGGAATAACATTGTCAAGATCTAAATCATGTACATAAACACTTTTCACACTGTACTTGGTTCCATCTCCAACATGCAcctaatgttttaaaaaattatgaaattatgttacatttattattaatatattatttgttaaaaacttaCAGAAATTTTATCAGTggaatcatatttataaagacaATGTTGTAAGGAAAGAACATGATTTGTATTTAGGATAATGGCATTACAGGTGACctcatgactttttttaacggTTGTATAACTTCTTATTGTATAAGCTTGCCAAGGAATTGAGGTTTCACCAATCCATTCTGTACaagcattcaatttttttccacaaggaactatgtagataaataaaataagcggtttattttgtttaaagaagTGAACtgaattaattcaaaagtatacatacattcaCATTCAACAAATCCGAATGTAAAAGCAGCTATGACTACTGTAAGTATCAACTTCATCACTGAAACTACTAATGTACTtgcaaattgaaatacatttataaggtAAGTAGTCGGTTATTCAGGCGGGTGATCAAATTTATATAGCACGTACACGTATaagtgtatttttgtataagtaaggatgaaaattcagtgtagaatgggcatggagaaaaaagaagccgaaaatcaatatggtaattCGAAGAAATTTAGTACATTGTTTTGGACATTGTGTTTGAATGTCcgatatttgtcataaaagtATAAGAAAGGATGGACGTGAAAATGTTCCATAGGCTAGAAACTCACAAAAATCCATCCTTTTTCACACATCTatctcaaatattgaatttataacaaaaaaactttagttAAGGAATGATGATTCAGAGTTTTGATTTGATATTAAGAAGGGTCTTAATTTCAGGCGCATCATATGTCTCACTCACACCTTCTTCGAGTGCTCTACAGATGcctgtaaaatttattttgcaatacaaatgttcttccttttttttattgttattctcCTAGctcttaaacaaaaatccaaactCTACCATTGCCTGATGtgtgtaaaatttatttttgcaattcaaatcttcttccttttttttttcttctagaatCTAGTATAGTATCATAAATTCGGGgcagaaaaattattc harbors:
- the LOC121120274 gene encoding coagulation factor XI-like, translated to MKLILTVVIAAFTFGFVECEFPCGKKLNACTEWIGETSIPWQAYTIRSYTTVKKSHEVTCNAIILNTNHVLSLQHCLYKYDSTDKISVHVGDGTKYSVKSVYVHDLDLDNVIPIKVAIAKIQGTMTFTKQMYAVCLPIPLLKLQRNYLYGTIWGKEKVNKRKGIYINFNKTSPECKNPILERPPRDDEKCLYRMDGKLDSNDHGTPFLMNHNYRCTLVGILSKGGESETPYMLDLVQIATWIQKILNL